The genomic window GGGGAGCGCGGGGTTGAGCTCGACGGCGTGGCCCCAGGCCTCGGTCGCCTCGGTCTCGGCGCCGAGCTCGGCGTGGACGAGGGCGAGGTTGAGCCAGGCGATCTCGTCCTTCGGCAGGCGGGCGACGACTTCCGCGTAGGCCAGCGCGGCCTCGGCGAGGCGACCGCGGACGAAGCAGAGGCGGGCGAGGCGCTGCTGCGCGTCGAGCCGCCCGCCGTCGCGGTCCACCGCGGCGCGGAACTTCTCGATCGCCTCCTCCTCGCGCCCCTGGCGTTCGAGGGCCACGGCGAGCGAGAAGAAGGTGTCGGCGTCGTCGGCCCCGAGCTTGAGCGCGCGGCGGTAGGCGCGTTCGGCCTCGGCCCAGCGCTCGCGGCGGAAGTGGATCAGGCCGAGCGAGGAGTAGGCGTCGGCGCTCTTCGGGGCGAGGGCGATCGCCTGCTCCAGCGCGGCCACGGCGTCGTCGTAGGCGCCGCTTTCGGCGAGGGCGAGGCCGAGCTCCGTCTTGAAGAGGGCCTGCGAGGGATCGAGCAGCGAGGCCTGGCGGAACGCGGCGACCGCCTCGGGCAGCCGGCCGAGCGAGAAGAGGGCCGTCCCCTTGAGCCCCCAGGCGTGGGCGTTCTCGGGGAAGTACTGCAGCTCGACCTCGAAGGCGGAGAGGGCTTCGGCCCAGCGCTCGCGGTCGGAGAGGAGCATGCCGAGGCGGGCGTTGACCCACGGGGCGGGCGGGCGGCCGGCGGCGGCGACGAGCAGGCGGTCGAGCGCCTCGGCGTCGCGCCCCTGCTCGAGGAGCAGGTAGCCGAGGCCGGCGTTGGCCTGCACGTGCGCGGGGTCGAGGGCCACGGAGCGGCGGAACCAGAACTCCGCGTCCTCTTGGGCGCCGGCGTCGCGGCGGGCGGCGGCGAGGCGCTGGCAGGCGCCGGCGTCCTCGGCGGCGAGCCGCAGCGCGGCGAACTGCGCCTCGCGCGATTCGTCGCGGCGGCCGCGGGCGGCGAGGAGCAGCCCCAGCTCGACGAGCGCGTCGAGCTGCTCGGGGCGCTCGCGGAGCGTCGCCGTCACCGCGGCTTCGGCCTCGTCGAGGCGGCCGAGCCGGGAGAGGGCGAGGCCGAGGGCCGCGCGGGCCTCGACGAACTTCGGATCGGCCTCGACGGCGCAGCGGAGGGCCTTCGCGGCCTCCTCGAGGTTGCCGTCGGTGGCGTGGCGCAGTCCTTGCCGATAGTGGAGTTCCGCGATTCCGCTCATTGGCTCATCCCATCCGCGTTGGGTCGCGCGGACCGTCATTATCGGACCAAAGGTCCCCCGTGCGACAATGGGGCGGGGCGCCGAAGGGGCGCCGAAGCCGAAAGAGAGCGAAACGATGTGGCGCGGAGGGCGCCGGCGAGGCGCTTCGCCGGCCGAGGGGACGGTCGCCGATCGGGGCGAGGACGGACGCGCGCCGGCCTTGCCGGGGGCTCGGCGCCCCGAGGCCGCGGGGGGCGGCGCGTCTGCAAGCGGTTCCGTTTCCAAGGGAGGCGACGCGCGCGCGAAGCGGCGGCGGCGCGTGGCGTTCGTCGCCGCGCTCTTCGCCGTCTCGCTGCTCGCCGCGGCCGTCGTGCCGCTCCTCGCCGTGCGCGACGCGCGGCGCGGCTGGCGGACCCTCGAGCCGGGGCTCGACTGGGGGCTGTTCCCGGTCGGCCGCACCCCGGCCTACGGCGACGGGCTGCTCCGCGTGCTGCGGGTCGATCTGACCAAGTTCGACCTGAAGCTGGTCATGGCCTCGGCGGTTCCGGAGAAGCCGCGGCTGTCGGTCGGCGAGTGGCGGCGGCGGGGGCGGTACGTCGCGGCGATCAACGGCGGGATGTTCCAGGAGGACCGCCTGACCAGCGTCGGGCTGATGAAGGCCCGCGGGCACGTCAACAACCCGCGCGTGAGCTCGCAGCGCGCCGTGCTGGCGTTCGACCGGCTGCGCGCGGAGGCGCCGCCGGCGCAGATCATCGACCGCGACGCGCAGCCGTTCGAGGATCTGGCGAGGGACTACGGCACGCTCGTGCAGAGCATCCGGATGGTCGCGCTCGACGGGCGCAACGTCTGGGAGCCGCAGGCCGACGCGGCGAGCGTGGCGGCGTTCGGCTTCGACCGCGCGGGGCGCGCGCTGTTCATCTTCTGCCAGTCGCCGGCGCCGGTGCACGACGTCGCCGACGCGCTGCGCCGGCTGCCGCTGGACTTGCGGAACGCGATGTACCTCGAGGGGGGGCCGACGGCGCAGTTCTCGCTGGAGGCCGGCGACCAGCAGCTCGACTTTTCGGGGCTGTACGAGTCGGGTTCCTTCGGGGAGGGCCGACGCGCCGACGCGGTTCCAATCCCGAACGTCATCGCCGTGCAGCGCCGCGTCCGGCGATGATCCGGATTTGGTGCGGACTGCACGCGCGTCTCGCGGGACGCGAAGGCCATGTCTTCGCTCTCTCAGAGCGGTCCACTCGCCGTGCGAGCGTCAAAAGGCGATCGGCGGAGGCGAGGAGAAGCGCTCCGGGGTCTGAGGAACCGTCTCGAGCACAGGATGCGCCGCCTCACATCCTTCGACAATGGCGCCGACCGCGCCACGCACTTCGAGCAGCTTCCGCTCGCGCTCGTCACGTTGCGCCTCAAACGACCAGGCGGGCGACCGCGCCCACACAGCGCGCGCTACGAGACGCTGCAGAGCTGCGCGACGCTCAGCGTCGCGCGGCGCGCCGCGCTCTTCCAGTGCTTCGCGCAGCTCCATCAGCGCATGCGGAAGGTCTCTGCTCGGATCGTCCAACAGACGCGGCCTAACGGTGCTTGCACCTTGGGACATCGCGTCGTCGCGAACGCCGGCCGCGATTGCGGCGCCCGCGCGGACAAGCGCCGACAACGTCCGGAGAACCGCCCGGCTGCGGTCATCAGCCGCAGCGACTCCCGAGCGACCGTCCGCCGCATCATCGACGCGAAGAGCCAGCGCGCGCAGCGCGGCCTCCGCCCTGTCCGGTGGCCCCGCGAGGCGCGCTTCCCACGCCAAGCCGGCCTGTGCCGCCGCGTACGCCTCTTCGAGCTCCAAGAGTCCTTCGCTCGATGCGCCGTCGCGCCGCACGTGTCGCGGAAGATCAACCACCGCGAGCGCGTCGCCCACGACATCGAGCAAGGCCTCGCCGCGCGCCGCGTCCACGACCTCTGGTCCTGGCGTCTCACGTCCGGCCTGTTCACGGCGCAGGAGCTTCGCCTCCGCAGCGAGGTGCAGAAGCTCCTCTTCCGCATCGCGACAGCTGTCCACCGACAGCGCGACGCCTGCGCCCCTCAACGCGACGGCTTCTCCCCCGAGCGACGATCGCGCCGCCGCTCCGCGGGCGCGTTCGGCTTCCGCTGCATTGATCTTCTCCCTGAGATCGAGGATCTGCGGTTCAAGTTCGGCTTCGCT from bacterium includes these protein-coding regions:
- a CDS encoding phosphodiester glycosidase family protein, which encodes MAFVAALFAVSLLAAAVVPLLAVRDARRGWRTLEPGLDWGLFPVGRTPAYGDGLLRVLRVDLTKFDLKLVMASAVPEKPRLSVGEWRRRGRYVAAINGGMFQEDRLTSVGLMKARGHVNNPRVSSQRAVLAFDRLRAEAPPAQIIDRDAQPFEDLARDYGTLVQSIRMVALDGRNVWEPQADAASVAAFGFDRAGRALFIFCQSPAPVHDVADALRRLPLDLRNAMYLEGGPTAQFSLEAGDQQLDFSGLYESGSFGEGRRADAVPIPNVIAVQRRVRR